The following are encoded together in the Xanthomonas sacchari genome:
- a CDS encoding cell wall hydrolase encodes MKLAWILWLSQLLPQPAADSLCLSTTVYLEARDQTLRGQQAVAEVALRRLDSGLWGDSMCEVVTARKQFAPGLVKPGTELKNDDAWADAVKVSFDAERNWALPQGQRKEIVPGASHFAAHAIASPSWRNAYQVATIGDHTFYRVQKLRPRNAS; translated from the coding sequence ATGAAACTGGCCTGGATCCTCTGGCTGTCGCAATTGTTGCCGCAACCCGCTGCCGATTCGCTTTGCCTCAGCACCACCGTGTACCTGGAAGCGCGCGACCAGACGCTGCGCGGACAGCAAGCTGTCGCCGAAGTCGCGCTGCGTCGCCTGGACAGCGGCCTTTGGGGCGATTCCATGTGCGAGGTGGTCACCGCACGCAAGCAGTTCGCGCCGGGCCTGGTGAAGCCGGGCACCGAACTGAAGAACGACGACGCCTGGGCCGATGCGGTCAAGGTCTCCTTCGACGCCGAGCGCAACTGGGCATTGCCGCAGGGCCAGCGCAAAGAGATCGTGCCCGGCGCCAGCCACTTCGCCGCGCACGCGATCGCCAGCCCGAGCTGGCGCAATGCCTACCAGGTCGCGACCATCGGCGACCACACCTTCTATCGCGTGCAGAAGCTGCGTCCGCGCAACGCGTCGTAA
- a CDS encoding glutathione binding-like protein, with amino-acid sequence MKLYSKPGACSLADHIALRWAGLPFELKLLDAAAMKAPAYLAINPAGAVPALQMDDWVLTQNSAILNYIADLAPDAQLAGDGSPRSRAEVQRWLAFLNADLHPAFHPLFGSTRYLDDAAVIARTQEHARERVRTLYARVEAALEQQTWLGGARRSIADAYLFVTLRWARAQQIALGPNLQLHFERMCADPQVQAALQAEGLS; translated from the coding sequence ATGAAACTCTATTCCAAGCCCGGCGCCTGTTCGCTGGCCGATCACATCGCGCTGCGCTGGGCCGGATTGCCGTTCGAGCTGAAGCTGCTCGACGCCGCCGCGATGAAGGCGCCCGCATATCTGGCGATCAATCCGGCCGGCGCGGTGCCCGCGCTGCAGATGGACGACTGGGTGCTCACCCAGAACTCGGCGATCCTCAACTACATCGCCGATCTCGCGCCCGACGCACAGCTGGCCGGCGACGGCAGCCCGCGCAGTCGTGCCGAGGTGCAGCGCTGGCTGGCCTTCCTCAACGCCGATCTGCATCCAGCCTTCCATCCGCTGTTCGGCAGCACCCGCTATCTCGACGATGCCGCGGTGATCGCCCGCACCCAGGAGCATGCGCGCGAGCGCGTGCGCACGCTGTACGCGCGCGTGGAAGCCGCGCTGGAACAGCAGACCTGGCTGGGCGGCGCGCGCCGTTCCATCGCCGATGCGTACCTGTTCGTCACCCTGCGCTGGGCGCGCGCGCAGCAGATCGCGCTCGGCCCCAATCTGCAGCTGCATTTCGAACGCATGTGCGCCGATCCGCAGGTGCAGGCGGCGCTGCAGGCCGAAGGGCTGAGCTGA
- the prpE gene encoding propionate--CoA ligase — translation MDYATLYRRSIERPEEFWAEQAKAIHWKRPPQTILEYDTPPFRRWFAGGLTNLCHNAVDRHLPARAAQLALVAVSSETGQTQEITYAQLHREVNAFAAVLQRLDVQRGDRVVIYMPNMAEAVYAMLACARIGAVHSVVFGGFAAHNLALRIDDARPKLLIAADAGSRGGKRIPYKPLVDAACAEASAPPPKVLIVARGLDPAQPRVPGRDVDYAELRADVGDAQVPVVWLESNEPSYLLYTSGTTGKPKGVQRDVGGHAVALALSMRTVFDCGPGQTMFSTSDVGWAVGHSYNVYGPLIVGATSLLYEGLPVQPDPGVWWALCEKYRVRTMFSSPTAIRVLKKHPARYLRERDLSALRYLFLAGEPLDEPTALWIGEALGKPVIDNYWQTETGWPVLTLLPGVELRPVKPGSPGFPNLGYRTRIVDEHGVEVPAGRKGVLVIEPPLPPGCMTTVWNDDARFLRSYFSHFDTLLYSSLDWAIRDEDGYTFILGRTDDVINVAGHRLGTREIEEAIAGHADVAEVAVIGMHDELKGQVPVVFATLKQAAPDAAAVVEELRQCVVERLGAVARPAQVYLVQALPKTRSGKLLRRSLQALAEQRDPGDLSTLDDPGALEEIRRALRG, via the coding sequence ATGGACTACGCGACGCTGTACCGACGTTCGATCGAGCGGCCCGAAGAGTTCTGGGCCGAGCAGGCCAAGGCGATCCACTGGAAGCGCCCGCCGCAGACGATCCTGGAGTACGACACGCCGCCGTTCCGGCGCTGGTTCGCCGGCGGCCTGACCAATCTTTGCCACAATGCGGTCGACCGGCACTTGCCGGCGCGCGCCGCGCAGTTGGCGCTGGTGGCGGTGTCCAGCGAAACCGGGCAGACCCAGGAAATCACCTATGCGCAGCTGCACCGCGAGGTCAACGCCTTCGCCGCAGTGCTGCAGCGGCTGGACGTGCAGCGTGGCGACCGCGTAGTCATCTACATGCCGAACATGGCCGAGGCGGTGTACGCGATGCTGGCCTGCGCGCGCATCGGCGCGGTGCACTCTGTGGTGTTCGGCGGCTTCGCCGCGCACAACCTGGCGCTGCGCATCGACGATGCGCGGCCCAAGCTGCTGATCGCCGCCGACGCCGGCAGCCGCGGCGGCAAGCGCATTCCCTACAAGCCGCTGGTCGATGCGGCGTGCGCCGAAGCCAGCGCGCCGCCGCCCAAGGTGCTGATCGTCGCGCGCGGGCTGGATCCGGCGCAGCCGCGCGTGCCCGGGCGCGACGTCGACTATGCCGAGTTGCGTGCCGACGTCGGCGATGCGCAGGTGCCGGTGGTGTGGCTGGAATCCAACGAACCCAGCTACCTGCTGTACACCTCCGGTACCACCGGCAAGCCGAAGGGCGTGCAGCGCGATGTCGGCGGCCATGCGGTGGCGCTGGCGCTGTCGATGCGCACGGTGTTCGACTGCGGCCCCGGGCAGACCATGTTCTCCACCTCCGACGTGGGCTGGGCGGTGGGGCATTCGTACAACGTGTACGGTCCGCTGATCGTCGGTGCGACCTCGCTGTTGTACGAAGGCCTGCCGGTGCAGCCGGATCCGGGTGTGTGGTGGGCGCTGTGCGAGAAGTACCGGGTGCGCACCATGTTTTCCTCGCCCACGGCGATCCGCGTGCTGAAGAAACATCCGGCGCGTTACCTGCGCGAGCGCGACCTGAGCGCGCTGCGCTATCTGTTCCTGGCCGGCGAGCCGCTGGACGAGCCCACCGCGCTGTGGATCGGCGAGGCGCTGGGCAAGCCGGTGATCGACAACTACTGGCAGACCGAAACCGGCTGGCCGGTGCTGACCCTGTTGCCGGGCGTCGAACTGCGGCCGGTCAAGCCGGGGTCGCCGGGCTTTCCCAATCTCGGCTATCGCACGCGCATCGTCGACGAGCACGGTGTCGAGGTGCCGGCAGGACGCAAGGGTGTGCTGGTGATCGAGCCGCCGTTGCCGCCTGGCTGCATGACTACGGTGTGGAACGACGACGCGCGCTTCCTGCGCAGCTACTTCAGCCACTTCGACACGCTGCTGTACAGCTCGCTGGACTGGGCGATCCGCGACGAGGACGGCTACACCTTCATCCTCGGCCGCACCGACGACGTGATCAACGTCGCCGGGCATCGCCTGGGCACGCGCGAGATCGAGGAAGCCATCGCTGGCCACGCCGATGTGGCCGAAGTGGCGGTGATCGGCATGCACGACGAGTTGAAGGGGCAGGTGCCGGTGGTGTTCGCGACGCTGAAGCAGGCTGCGCCGGATGCCGCGGCGGTGGTCGAGGAACTGCGCCAGTGCGTGGTGGAGCGTCTTGGCGCGGTGGCGCGGCCGGCGCAGGTGTATCTGGTGCAGGCACTGCCGAAGACGCGCTCGGGCAAGCTGTTGCGGCGTTCGCTGCAGGCGCTGGCCGAGCAGCGCGATCCGGGCGATCTGTCCACGCTCGACGATCCCGGCGCGCTGGAGGAAATCCGTCGCGCCTTGCGCGGTTGA
- a CDS encoding prolyl oligopeptidase family serine peptidase: protein MLMPFRWIGALALASALPVVAHAATADSGYRQPPEPLLGVMRAPLNPSPRLDPTGRTLLLVERQAYPPIARVAEPYLKLAGVRVEPRTHARHDMSNGYGIRACLDGFSLVDVASGKQTAVTLPAGACPAQPVWSPDGRRFAFNNTAADRVELWLGDVATGAVRRIDGVQLNPVLGGEIQWLGGSDTLLVRAVPQDLGPAPVKAAVPPGPEVKEAIRGKGESSTYEARDTLSSPEDEAQFTYYATSQLVTVDAASGKLRTVGKPAVYSVVDGAPDGRHVRVERLQRPYSYVTTYGRFAHDVAVLDLADGSERVLANLPVADRVPVHGVPTGPRAYSWRANQPATLVWAEALDGGDWKTSVPARDKLLTLAAPFTGKPRELAKVTQRYAGLSWFAQGGQVLLDEDDENRHWRRTTLLDADRPGSAGRVLFDLSTDDLYADPGTPELRRLANGEYVLREDNGALFLSGKGATPAGDRPFLDRYDLASGKTQRLFRSGTDVDEAFAGFAGDDAARLLTWRQSPSDPPNVYLRTLGLPQPAAAAGEAVVASTLAPVTRFPDPTPVVRQIKKRLVTYKRKDGVELSFTLYTPPGYKEGTRVPAILYAYPLDYADASKAGQVSGANDRDFTRLHSYQLLLLAGYAIIDDAAFPIVGDPKTAYDTYLQQLVDNAQAAVDKAVELGVVDRDRIGVTGHSHGALMAANLLAHTDLFRAGVATSGSYNKTLTPFGFQNERRSFWAAPEVYAQASAFFHADKINEPLLLVHGMDDANPGTETTQAPRMFQAIRGLGGTARLVLLPFEPHWYTARESNEDVVAEMLEWFDRYVKQAPPRATSPTAAAQKQ from the coding sequence ATGCTCATGCCGTTCCGCTGGATCGGCGCGCTGGCGCTCGCCAGTGCGTTGCCCGTCGTCGCCCACGCCGCCACCGCCGACAGCGGGTATCGGCAACCGCCCGAGCCGCTGCTCGGGGTGATGCGCGCGCCGCTCAATCCGTCGCCGCGGCTGGATCCGACCGGCCGCACCCTGTTGCTGGTGGAACGCCAGGCCTACCCGCCGATCGCGCGCGTCGCCGAGCCGTACCTGAAGCTGGCCGGGGTGCGCGTGGAACCGCGCACCCATGCCCGCCACGACATGTCCAACGGTTATGGCATCCGCGCCTGCCTGGACGGCTTCAGCCTGGTCGACGTGGCCAGTGGCAAGCAGACCGCGGTGACCCTGCCGGCCGGCGCCTGCCCGGCGCAGCCGGTGTGGTCGCCGGACGGGCGCCGCTTCGCCTTCAACAACACCGCCGCCGACCGTGTCGAGCTGTGGCTGGGCGACGTCGCCACCGGCGCGGTGCGCCGCATCGACGGCGTGCAGCTCAATCCGGTGCTGGGCGGCGAGATCCAGTGGCTGGGCGGCAGCGACACGCTGCTGGTGCGCGCGGTGCCGCAGGATCTGGGGCCGGCGCCGGTGAAGGCGGCGGTGCCGCCGGGGCCGGAGGTCAAGGAAGCGATCCGCGGCAAGGGCGAGAGCAGCACCTACGAGGCCCGCGACACCCTGTCCAGCCCCGAGGACGAGGCGCAGTTCACCTACTACGCCACCTCGCAACTGGTCACCGTGGACGCCGCCAGCGGCAAGCTGCGCACGGTCGGCAAGCCGGCGGTGTACTCGGTGGTCGACGGTGCGCCGGACGGCCGCCACGTGCGCGTGGAGCGCCTGCAGCGCCCGTACTCCTACGTCACCACCTACGGCCGCTTCGCCCACGACGTGGCGGTGCTGGACCTGGCCGACGGCAGCGAGCGGGTGCTGGCGAACCTGCCGGTGGCCGACCGGGTGCCGGTGCATGGCGTGCCGACCGGGCCGCGCGCCTACAGCTGGCGCGCCAATCAGCCGGCGACACTGGTGTGGGCCGAGGCGCTGGACGGCGGCGACTGGAAGACCAGCGTTCCTGCCCGCGACAAGCTGCTGACCCTGGCGGCGCCGTTCACCGGCAAGCCGCGCGAACTGGCCAAGGTGACCCAGCGCTACGCCGGCCTGAGCTGGTTCGCGCAGGGGGGCCAGGTGCTGCTGGACGAGGACGACGAGAACCGCCATTGGCGCCGCACCACGCTGCTCGACGCCGACCGCCCCGGCAGTGCCGGGCGGGTGCTGTTCGACCTGTCCACCGACGATCTGTACGCCGATCCCGGCACGCCCGAGCTGCGCCGCCTGGCCAACGGCGAGTACGTGCTGCGCGAGGACAACGGTGCGCTGTTCCTGAGCGGGAAGGGCGCGACTCCGGCCGGCGACCGGCCGTTCCTGGACCGCTACGACCTGGCGAGCGGCAAGACCCAGCGCCTGTTCCGCAGCGGCACCGACGTGGACGAGGCCTTCGCCGGGTTCGCCGGCGACGACGCCGCCCGCCTGCTCACCTGGCGGCAGTCGCCGAGCGACCCGCCGAACGTGTACCTGCGCACGCTGGGCCTGCCGCAACCGGCCGCGGCAGCCGGCGAGGCGGTGGTCGCCTCCACCCTGGCGCCGGTGACCCGCTTCCCCGACCCGACCCCGGTGGTACGGCAGATCAAGAAGCGCCTGGTGACCTACAAGCGCAAGGACGGCGTGGAGTTGTCCTTCACCCTGTACACGCCGCCCGGCTACAAGGAAGGCACGCGGGTGCCGGCGATCCTCTACGCCTATCCGCTGGACTACGCCGATGCGTCCAAGGCCGGCCAGGTCAGCGGCGCCAACGACCGCGACTTCACCCGCCTGCATTCCTACCAGCTGCTGTTGCTCGCGGGTTACGCGATCATCGACGATGCCGCGTTCCCGATCGTCGGCGATCCCAAGACCGCCTACGACACCTATCTGCAGCAACTGGTCGACAACGCCCAGGCGGCGGTGGACAAGGCGGTGGAGTTGGGCGTGGTCGACCGCGACCGCATCGGCGTCACCGGGCACAGCCACGGCGCGCTGATGGCGGCCAACCTGCTGGCGCACACAGACCTGTTCCGCGCCGGCGTGGCGACCAGCGGTAGCTACAACAAGACCCTGACCCCGTTCGGCTTCCAGAACGAGCGGCGCTCGTTCTGGGCCGCGCCGGAGGTGTACGCGCAGGCCTCGGCGTTCTTCCACGCCGACAAGATCAACGAGCCGCTGCTGCTGGTGCACGGCATGGACGACGCCAACCCCGGCACCGAGACCACCCAGGCCCCGCGCATGTTCCAGGCCATCCGCGGCCTCGGCGGCACCGCGAGGCTGGTGCTGCTGCCGTTCGAACCGCACTGGTACACCGCGCGCGAGTCCAACGAGGACGTGGTGGCGGAAATGCTGGAGTGGTTCGATCGTTATGTGAAGCAGGCGCCGCCGCGTGCGACGTCGCCGACCGCGGCGGCACAGAAGCAGTAA
- the gstA gene encoding glutathione transferase GstA, with amino-acid sequence MLLYAAPGACSLAPHIVLRELQLPFRLLRVDNRSKRTDEGGDYLAINPKGYVAALQLDDGQVLTEGPAILLYLADRCPQAALAPPAYADTLPLYRLYEWLAFINSELHAGSVPLFDAALEPERRTAVAARLLQRYAHAEAALRTQPYLLGERFGVADAYLFTVLGWLPRFGLSLDAHPALAAYVARIAQRPSVVAALAAEQALAPA; translated from the coding sequence ATGCTCCTCTATGCCGCTCCTGGCGCCTGTTCCCTGGCGCCGCACATCGTGTTGCGCGAACTGCAGCTGCCGTTCCGGCTGCTGCGCGTGGACAACCGCAGCAAGCGCACCGACGAGGGCGGGGATTACCTCGCGATCAACCCCAAGGGCTACGTGGCCGCGCTGCAGCTGGACGACGGCCAGGTGCTGACCGAAGGGCCCGCGATCCTGCTGTATCTGGCCGATCGCTGCCCACAGGCGGCGCTGGCGCCACCGGCGTACGCAGACACTTTGCCGCTCTACCGCCTGTACGAGTGGCTGGCCTTCATCAACAGCGAACTGCATGCCGGCAGCGTGCCGCTGTTCGATGCCGCGCTGGAACCGGAGCGGCGCACCGCGGTCGCCGCCCGGCTGCTGCAGCGCTACGCCCATGCCGAGGCCGCGCTGCGCACGCAGCCGTACTTGCTGGGCGAGCGCTTCGGCGTGGCCGATGCCTATCTGTTCACCGTGCTCGGCTGGCTGCCGCGGTTCGGCCTGTCGCTGGACGCGCATCCGGCGTTGGCCGCCTATGTCGCACGCATCGCGCAGCGTCCCAGCGTGGTCGCGGCGTTGGCCGCCGAGCAGGCGTTGGCGCCGGCCTGA
- a CDS encoding LysR family transcriptional regulator has translation MMNLIHWRLYVAVVECGSISAAAARCGITQSGASQAIAQMEHVLGAALLLRERGRVRPTPFGMRALAHARAMLAELGQIQALARVQRAAGAASLRVAGFASSRPWLAPRLRAFERAHPDASVVWLEGSDEEVEAWLAAGTVDLGVVLDPAPERDATVFGRDEWLAVLPPALARPQARDIALAELLALPFVLATGGCWLHAQRLAERAGLAIADLRLQVRDWSSAWALVRDGAGASLLPASVLPAERDGVQVLPLQPRLQRRFALVSAAQPASAALQLREFLEQAISSATDPH, from the coding sequence ATGATGAATCTGATCCACTGGCGGCTGTACGTCGCCGTCGTCGAGTGCGGCAGCATCAGCGCTGCCGCCGCGCGCTGCGGCATCACCCAGTCCGGCGCCAGCCAGGCCATCGCGCAGATGGAACACGTGCTCGGCGCGGCGCTGCTGCTGCGCGAGCGCGGGCGGGTCCGGCCGACCCCGTTCGGCATGCGGGCGCTGGCACATGCACGGGCGATGCTGGCCGAACTGGGGCAGATCCAGGCCCTGGCCAGGGTGCAACGTGCAGCGGGTGCGGCCTCGCTGCGGGTGGCCGGCTTCGCCTCGTCGCGGCCGTGGCTGGCACCGCGCCTGCGTGCGTTCGAGCGGGCGCATCCGGACGCCAGCGTGGTCTGGCTGGAAGGCAGCGACGAGGAGGTCGAGGCTTGGCTGGCGGCCGGCACGGTCGACCTGGGCGTGGTGCTGGATCCGGCGCCGGAGCGCGACGCCACCGTGTTCGGCCGCGATGAATGGCTGGCGGTGCTGCCGCCGGCGCTGGCGCGTCCGCAGGCGCGCGACATCGCCCTGGCGGAACTGCTGGCGCTGCCGTTCGTGCTGGCCACCGGCGGCTGTTGGCTGCACGCGCAACGCCTGGCCGAACGCGCCGGGCTGGCGATCGCCGACCTGCGCCTGCAGGTGCGCGACTGGTCCAGCGCCTGGGCGCTGGTGCGCGATGGCGCGGGCGCCAGCCTGCTGCCGGCGTCGGTACTGCCGGCCGAGCGCGACGGCGTGCAGGTGCTGCCCTTGCAGCCGCGGCTGCAGCGCCGCTTCGCGTTGGTCTCCGCTGCGCAACCGGCGTCGGCCGCACTGCAGTTGCGCGAGTTCCTGGAGCAGGCCATCAGCAGCGCTACTGACCCGCACTGA
- a CDS encoding malate dehydrogenase: MKAPVRVAVTGAAGQIGYALLFRIASGEMLGKDQPVILQLLELPMEKAQAALKGVMMELEDCAFPLLAGMVGTDDAEVAFKDADIALLVGARPRGPGMERKDLLLENAKIFTAQGAALNKVAKRDVKVLVVGNPANTNAYIAMKSAPDLNPKNFTAMLRLDHNRALSQLSLKLGKPVGGIEKLVVWGNHSPTMYPDYRFATADGASIADAINDQEWNAGTFIPTVGKRGAAIIEARGLSSAASAANAAIDHVRDWVLGSNGKWVTMGVPSDGSYGIPEGVIFGFPVTTENGKYTIVKDLPIDDFSQKYVDKTLAELEEERSGVAHLLG; this comes from the coding sequence ATGAAAGCACCCGTTCGTGTTGCCGTGACCGGCGCCGCCGGCCAGATCGGTTATGCCCTGCTGTTCCGCATCGCCTCCGGCGAAATGCTGGGCAAGGACCAGCCGGTGATCCTGCAGTTGCTGGAACTGCCGATGGAGAAGGCCCAGGCCGCGCTGAAGGGCGTGATGATGGAGCTGGAAGACTGCGCGTTCCCGCTGCTGGCCGGCATGGTCGGCACCGACGACGCCGAAGTGGCGTTCAAGGACGCCGACATCGCCCTGCTGGTCGGCGCGCGTCCGCGTGGCCCGGGCATGGAGCGCAAGGACCTGCTGCTGGAAAACGCCAAGATCTTCACCGCGCAGGGCGCGGCGCTGAACAAGGTGGCCAAGCGCGACGTCAAGGTGCTGGTGGTCGGCAACCCGGCCAACACCAACGCCTACATCGCCATGAAGTCGGCGCCGGACCTGAACCCGAAGAACTTCACCGCGATGCTGCGCCTGGACCACAACCGCGCGCTGAGCCAGCTCTCGCTCAAGCTCGGCAAGCCGGTCGGCGGCATCGAGAAGCTGGTGGTGTGGGGCAACCACAGCCCGACCATGTACCCGGACTACCGCTTCGCCACCGCCGACGGCGCCTCCATCGCCGACGCGATCAACGACCAGGAATGGAATGCCGGCACCTTCATCCCGACCGTGGGCAAGCGCGGTGCGGCGATCATCGAAGCGCGCGGCCTGTCCTCGGCCGCCTCGGCCGCCAACGCCGCCATCGACCACGTGCGCGACTGGGTGCTGGGCAGCAACGGCAAGTGGGTGACCATGGGCGTGCCGTCCGACGGCTCCTACGGCATCCCGGAAGGCGTGATCTTCGGGTTCCCGGTCACCACCGAGAACGGCAAGTACACCATCGTCAAGGATCTGCCGATCGACGACTTCAGCCAGAAGTACGTCGACAAGACCCTGGCCGAGCTGGAAGAAGAGCGCAGCGGCGTGGCCCACCTGCTGGGCTGA
- a CDS encoding glutaredoxin → MTMRPLVLCLLLLAIGSGVHAWWRSADSAPSAALAAGDPRRLTGDDGIVMLAADWCGYCRRQQADFARAQVRYTVLDVEQEAGRQAAAALGLEGVPITVIGQHVVEGYDTAALDLHLQPLGYRVY, encoded by the coding sequence ATGACGATGCGCCCCCTTGTGTTGTGCCTGCTGCTGCTCGCCATCGGCAGCGGCGTGCATGCCTGGTGGCGCAGCGCGGATTCGGCGCCGTCGGCCGCACTGGCCGCGGGCGACCCGCGGCGGCTGACCGGCGACGACGGCATCGTCATGCTCGCCGCCGACTGGTGCGGCTACTGCCGCCGGCAACAGGCCGATTTCGCCCGCGCCCAGGTCCGCTACACGGTCCTGGACGTGGAACAGGAGGCCGGCCGCCAGGCCGCTGCCGCGCTGGGCCTGGAAGGCGTGCCGATCACCGTGATCGGCCAGCATGTGGTCGAAGGCTACGACACCGCCGCCCTGGACCTGCACCTGCAGCCGCTGGGCTATCGCGTCTACTGA
- a CDS encoding peptidylprolyl isomerase, producing MSLIAHFDTARGPIKIELYPDKAPLTVANFVNLAKRGFYDGLNFHRVIADFMIQGGCPEGSGRGGPGYRFEDETNNGVRHERGVLSMANAGPSTNGSQFFITHTATPWLDGKHTVFGKVLEGLDVVDSVAQGDVINKITIEGDADAVLAAKADRVAEWNRTLDA from the coding sequence ATGTCCCTGATCGCCCATTTCGACACCGCCCGCGGCCCGATCAAGATCGAGCTGTATCCCGACAAGGCCCCGCTGACCGTGGCCAACTTCGTGAACCTGGCCAAGCGCGGCTTCTACGACGGGCTGAACTTCCACCGCGTGATCGCCGACTTCATGATCCAGGGCGGTTGCCCGGAAGGCTCCGGCCGCGGTGGCCCGGGCTACCGTTTCGAGGACGAGACCAACAACGGCGTGCGCCACGAGCGCGGCGTGCTGTCCATGGCCAATGCCGGCCCCAGCACCAACGGCAGCCAGTTCTTCATCACCCACACCGCCACCCCGTGGCTGGACGGCAAGCACACCGTGTTCGGCAAGGTGCTCGAGGGCCTGGACGTGGTCGACAGCGTCGCCCAGGGCGACGTGATCAACAAGATCACCATCGAAGGCGATGCCGACGCGGTGCTGGCGGCCAAGGCCGACCGCGTCGCCGAGTGGAACCGCACCCTCGACGCCTGA
- the typA gene encoding translational GTPase TypA, translating into MSIENLRNIAIVAHVDHGKTTLVDCLLKQSGTLSERTVLAERVMDSNDQEKERGITILAKNTAITWQGNRINIVDTPGHADFGGEVERVLSMVDTVLILVDAMDGPMPQTRFVTQKAFAMGFKPIVVVNKIDRPGARPDWVIDQVFDLFDKLGATNEQLDFPIVYTSALNGYASLDDSVRDGDMTPLYEAIMQHAPKPDVDPDGPFQMRISQLDYNNFVGVIGIGRIQRGVLKKNMPVAVIDREGKKRQGKVLQVLGFLGLERIEQDSAQAGDIVAISGIQELTISDTVCALEAPEALPPLTVDEPTISMTFQVNNSPFAGNKDLSGGKFLTSRQLKDRLERETVHNVALKVQQLEDADKFLVSGRGELHLSVLIENMRREGFELAVSRPEVIIKEIDGQLMEPVEQLVVDIEEQHQGGVMEKLGIRKGQLKNMEPDGKGRVRLDYMIPARGLIGFQNEFRTLTQGSGLLFHVFDHYGPKEQGAIAKRQNGVMIANAPGATPAYALGPLEERGRLFAAEGDNVYEGQLVGIHSKDNDLTVNAIKTKPLTNMRASGKDDAIKLTPAIKYTLEQALDFIEDDELVEVTPKEIRLRKKHLTENERKRAGRAG; encoded by the coding sequence ATGTCCATCGAAAATCTTCGCAATATCGCCATCGTCGCCCACGTCGACCATGGCAAGACCACCCTCGTCGACTGCCTGCTGAAGCAGTCCGGCACCCTGTCCGAGCGCACGGTGCTGGCCGAGCGCGTGATGGACAGCAACGACCAGGAAAAGGAACGCGGCATCACCATCCTGGCCAAGAACACCGCCATCACCTGGCAGGGCAACCGCATCAACATCGTCGACACCCCCGGACACGCCGACTTCGGCGGCGAGGTGGAGCGCGTGCTGTCGATGGTGGACACCGTGCTGATCCTGGTCGACGCGATGGACGGCCCGATGCCGCAGACCCGCTTCGTGACCCAGAAGGCGTTCGCAATGGGCTTCAAGCCGATCGTGGTGGTCAACAAGATCGACCGTCCGGGCGCGCGTCCGGACTGGGTGATCGACCAGGTGTTCGACCTGTTCGACAAGCTCGGCGCCACCAACGAGCAGCTCGACTTCCCGATCGTCTACACCTCGGCGCTGAACGGCTACGCCTCGCTGGACGACAGCGTGCGCGACGGCGACATGACCCCGCTGTACGAAGCGATCATGCAGCACGCGCCGAAGCCGGACGTGGACCCGGACGGCCCGTTCCAGATGCGCATCAGCCAGCTGGACTACAACAACTTCGTCGGCGTGATCGGCATCGGCCGCATCCAGCGCGGCGTGCTGAAGAAGAACATGCCGGTGGCGGTGATCGACCGCGAAGGCAAGAAGCGCCAGGGCAAGGTGCTGCAGGTGCTGGGCTTCCTGGGCCTGGAGCGCATCGAGCAGGACAGCGCGCAGGCTGGCGACATCGTCGCCATCTCGGGCATCCAGGAGCTGACCATCTCCGACACCGTGTGCGCGCTGGAAGCCCCCGAGGCGCTGCCGCCGCTGACCGTGGACGAGCCGACCATCTCGATGACCTTCCAGGTCAACAACTCGCCGTTCGCCGGCAACAAGGACCTGTCCGGCGGCAAGTTCCTGACCAGCCGCCAGCTCAAGGACCGGCTGGAGCGCGAGACCGTGCACAACGTGGCGCTGAAGGTGCAGCAGCTGGAAGACGCCGACAAGTTCCTGGTCTCCGGCCGCGGCGAACTGCACCTGTCGGTGCTGATCGAGAACATGCGCCGCGAGGGCTTCGAACTGGCCGTGTCGCGCCCGGAAGTGATCATCAAGGAGATCGACGGGCAGCTGATGGAGCCGGTCGAGCAGCTGGTGGTGGACATCGAGGAGCAGCACCAGGGCGGCGTCATGGAGAAGCTGGGCATCCGCAAGGGCCAGCTCAAGAACATGGAGCCGGACGGCAAGGGCCGCGTGCGCCTGGACTACATGATCCCGGCGCGTGGCCTGATCGGCTTCCAGAACGAGTTCCGCACCCTGACCCAGGGTTCGGGCCTGCTGTTCCACGTGTTCGACCACTACGGCCCGAAGGAACAGGGCGCCATCGCCAAGCGCCAGAACGGCGTGATGATCGCCAACGCGCCGGGCGCCACTCCCGCCTACGCGCTGGGCCCGCTGGAAGAGCGCGGCCGCCTGTTTGCCGCCGAAGGCGACAACGTGTATGAAGGGCAGCTGGTCGGCATCCACTCCAAGGACAACGACCTGACCGTCAACGCGATCAAGACCAAGCCGCTGACCAACATGCGTGCCTCGGGCAAGGACGATGCGATCAAGCTGACCCCGGCCATCAAGTACACGCTGGAGCAGGCGCTGGACTTCATCGAGGACGACGAACTGGTCGAAGTCACCCCGAAGGAGATCCGCTTGCGCAAGAAGCACCTGACCGAAAACGAGCGCAAGCGCGCCGGCCGCGCGGGCTGA